The Oryza brachyantha chromosome 6, ObraRS2, whole genome shotgun sequence region TGAACACATTGCCATTTTCATTACTTTCAGCAGGGATGACGTTGAGAGAGTGGGCTTTGCTCACTTCTTCCTGAAACTTCTGATTAGCTGCAGGGGTTAATACCTCAGCCCATGCATTAGAAGACTCCCTGCGTGTGTACATCATCTCCATGAGCTTGCATCTTATGGTGTCAACTAACTGAATAACTGAAAGCTCATATCTAGTGGGAATCCACTAAACAATAGTACTAGAAAAATTGCATGAATACTGCCCATGCCTTGACCCCTTAAAAAAGGCATCTGACCACCGCTCAGGTTTAATCTCTAGAAGCCATTCAGCAAGTTTACCAGATTCACCTTTGATTAGTTCAATATACTGATTGAACTCATCAACTGTGCATGAATATATGGCCTTCTTAAGATGCTCAACCATGGCATCTCTTGTTTCTTCAGTCCATGCATCATCCAGATGTGCCTTAAATTCTTCGATAAGATAGTCTACACTGTATCCATGATGACTGTCAGGGAAAACCAAAGGCACTTCATCCCATAGTGCATTTTCTCCATTTGATATGAATGTTATGGTGAGAGAAGTTGACAGTGAAGATTTAAGTTGCTCAAGAAACCAATGCCAGTGTTCACTGCTCTCATCATCCACTACAGCAAATGCAACTGGGAACACGTCACCTTCACTATCGACAGAAGTAGCAGCCAGTAGCTTCCACTGCTTATTTGGTTTCGCAGATATTACATCAAGAAAAAGTAATGGCCTGCAACCATGCTCAAAACCATGAAGCGATGCATGGAATGCAACAAACAGACGGAATTTTGAATCTTCTAATGCTACTACTGTGGCCACACTTTGAGGGTTTGTCTCCACAATCCGTCCACAAAACCAAGGTAGCTGACAGGTTACCTCATCATGTGTGCTATGAAGTTCCTTTTGAGCAATTGATCTTCCACGCAAAGCCTGAGAATAGTTCAGGCATAGTCCATACTCCCGCTGAAGAACTTTTGCAATATCTCTTGGCCTGTAGTTTGGACTATCGCGtaacttttcttttataacacTAGCAACCCATCGCTGAGAAGCCAGACGATGACTTTTGACTGTCTCTGATTCACAGGTGTGGCTTTCAGAAATTTTCTTGATCATGAATTGCTTCTTGGCAGGGGATTTGGAAGCATGTATTCGCCACGGACAATCTTCACCAGTACATTCTGCTGTCACACAAGATGAATCATTCTTGATAAATCTGTAATGGAATCTATGGGCAATAGCATACTTATGTAAGGCATCACGGAAATCCTTAGGACCATCAAACACTTGGCCAACTCCGGTAATCACATTCTTCCATGTTGCACAGATCTTCTATCTCTTAGACCCATCCTGAGTCGTTGGGATGATTGCAGTGGCATCTACAGGACTACTGAAGTCAGGAACAACACTCAATGCCCTGCAAAGATGCCTTGTGTCAATTTGGCAAAGCAACTGACAAGAAATTTATGACACAACTAGAAAGGTACCTGTTGTCAACCTTCTTCTTCATGACATAGATGTATGTAGTCTCTGACTCCGCATGGAACTCAACCATGCGATGTAGGTCCTTGTCATTGGAGATAGAAATCAAGGTTTTGTTATTCTTTGGGAGGAAATACTTGCATAAAAACTGATCGACTTTGATATTGTTAATCGTTGAAGATATCTCATGCTTAAATGCACTAAACGTCCGGTCACTTTTAACAAGCATTGCATGTGCCTCTCCACTAGAGTAGGACATATGTCCATCAGCATCTATGCTGAATTCTCCACCTACTTGAAGAACAGCCACAATTTGTCCCTTCCCCATGAATACCTGATCAAATGGGTTATCCTTGGTAGG contains the following coding sequences:
- the LOC102706014 gene encoding uncharacterized protein LOC102706014 isoform X1; this encodes MIKKISESHTCESETVKSHRLASQRWVASVIKEKLRDSPNYRPRDIAKVLQREYGLCLNYSQALRGRSIAQKELHSTHDEVTCQLPWFCGRIVETNPQSVATVVALEDSKFRLFVAFHASLHGFEHGCRPLLFLDVISAKPNKQWKLLAATSVDSEGDVFPVAFAVVDDESSEHWHWFLEQLKSSLSTSLTITFISNGENALWDEVPLVFPDSHHGYSVDYLIEEFKAHLDDAWTEETRDAMVEHLKKAIYSCTVDEFNQYIELIKGESGKLAEWLLEIKPERWSDAFFKGSRHGQYSCNFSSTIV
- the LOC102706014 gene encoding uncharacterized protein LOC102706014 isoform X2, which translates into the protein MGKGQIVAVLQVGGEFSIDADGHMSYSSGEAHAMLVKSDRTFSAFKHEISSTINNIKVDQFLCKYFLPKNNKTLISISNDKDLHRMVEFHAESETTYIYVMKKKVDNRALSVVPDFSSPVDATAIIPTTQDGSKR